A region from the Aegilops tauschii subsp. strangulata cultivar AL8/78 chromosome 5, Aet v6.0, whole genome shotgun sequence genome encodes:
- the LOC109786120 gene encoding cationic amino acid transporter 5, producing MEPVGAPRDKPAAAARGYWRWRKDDFFPEPSFASWGAYRGALAATPARLRDRLLAGRSTDAAELGAMRRRSENEMRRCLTWWDLTWLGFGCHLGAGIFVLTGQEARDHAGPAVVLSYVVAGLSAMLSVLIYAEFAVEIPVAGGSFAYLRVELGDVAAFVAAANLILETVIGTAAVARAWTSYLASLVNRPVSALRVHVPSFGEGYDELDPIASAVILATAIMAMLSTKGSSRFNWVASTVHLLVLAFIIVAGFVHAKPCNLTPFVPYGVPGVFRSAAVVYFAYSGFDSIANMAEETKNPSRDIPLGLIGSMSVITAIYCTMALTLTMMQPYTAIDRSAAYSVAFAAVGMRWMQYVVAVGALKGMTTVLLVGALGNARYATHIARSHIIPPVFALVHPKTGTPIHATALITGASACVAFLSSLDVLASLLSISTLFIFVMIATALLVRRYHARGVTSRAHGRLLAALVLAIVGSSAGIAACWGSAPERWTGYAALVPVWAAATLGVQLLLPVARVPTKWGVPLVPWLPSLSIATNIFLMGSLGASAFVRFGVCTAVMLLYYVLVGLHATYDVAHEEVDDAAADEKAAAATDVEKSGAGDAGR from the coding sequence ATGGAGCCCGTGGGAGCGCCGCGAGACAAGCCAGCGGCCGCGGCGAGGGGCTACTGGCGGTGGCGCAAGGACGACTTCTTCCCGGAGCCGTCGTTCGCGAGCTGGGGCGCGTACCGGGGCGCGCTGGCCGCGACGCCCGCGCGGCTCCGggaccgcctcctcgccggccgcTCCACCGACGCCGCGGAGCTCGGCGCGATGCGGCGCCGGAGCGAGAACGAGATGCGCCGCTGCCTCACCTGGTGGGACCTCACGTGGCTCGGCTTTGGCTGCCACCTCGGCGCCGGCATCTTCGTGCTCACCGGCCAGGAGGCCCGCGACCACGCGGGGCCCGCCGTCGTGCTCTCCTACGTCGTGGCCGGCCTCTCCGCGATGCTCTCCGTGCTCATCTACGCCGAGTTCGCCGTCGAGATCCCCGTGGCCGGCGGCTCCTTCGCGTACCTCCGCGTCGAGCTGGGCGACGTCGCGgcgttcgtcgccgccgccaACCTCATCCTCGAGACCGTCATCGGCACGGCCGCCGTGGCGCGCGCCTGGACGTCCTACCTCGCGTCGCTCGTCAACAGGCCGGTGAGCGCGCTCCGCGTGCACGTGCCGTCGTTCGGCGAAGGGTACGACGAGCTCGACCCCATCGCGTCGGCGGTGATCTTGGCCACGGCGATCATGGCCATGCTGAGCACCAAGGGCAGCTCCCGCTTCAACTGGGTGGCGTCAACGGTGCACCTGCTCGTGCTAGCGTTCATCATCGTGGCCGGGTTCGTCCACGCGAAGCCGTGCAACCTGACCCCGTTCGTGCCCTACGGCGTGCCGGGCGTGTTCCGGTCGGCGGCGGTCGTGTACTTCGCGTACAGCGGCTTCGACAGCATCGCCAACATGGCGGAGGAGACCAAGAACCCGTCCAGGGACATCCCGCTGGGTCTGATCGGGTCCATGTCGGTGATCACGGCCATCTACTGCACGATGGCGCTGACTCTGACCATGATGCAGCCGTACACGGCGATCGACCGGAGCGCGGCGTACTCGGTGGCGTTTGCCGCGGTGGGGATGCGGTGGATGCAGTACGTGGTGGCGGTGGGCGCGCTCAAGGGGATGACGACGGTGCTGCTGGTCGGGGCGCTGGGGAACGCGCGGTACGCGACCCACATCGCCCGGAGCCACATCATCCCGCCGGTGTTCGCGCTGGTGCACCCCAAGACCGGCACGCCCATCCACGCCACggcgctcatcaccggcgccagcGCGTGCGTCGCGTTCTTGTCCAGCCTCGACGTGCTCGCCAGCCTCCTCTCCATCAGCACGCTCTTCATCTTCGTCATGATAGCCACCGCGCTCCTCGTCCGCCGGTACCACGCGAGGGGCGTGACGAGCCGGGCGCACGGGCGGCTGCTCGCGGCGCTCGTGCTGGCGATCGTCGGGTCGTCGGCTGGCATCGCGGCGTGCTGGGGCTCGGCGCCGGAGCGGTGGACAGGCTACGCCGCGCTGGTGCCGGTGTGGGCCGCGGCGACGCTCGGGGTCCAGCTGCTGCTGCCGGTGGCCCGCGTGCCCACGAAGTGGGGCGTGCCGCTCGTGCCGTGGCTGCCTTCGCTCTCCATCGCCACCAACATCTTCCTCATGGGCTCCCTCGGCGCTTCGGCGTTCGTCCGCTTCGGCGTGTGCACCGCCGTCATGTTGCTCTACTACGTGCTCGTCGGCCTGCACGCCACGTACGACGTCGCGCACGAGGAGGTGGACGACGCTGCGGCTGAtgagaaggcggcggcggccaccGACGTGGAGAAGTCTGGCGCCGGAGATGCTGGGCGCTAA